One part of the Terriglobia bacterium genome encodes these proteins:
- a CDS encoding ABC transporter permease → MMRLRAGLAARRENVASAFRSIREQKLRSSLTCLGIVIGVATVIVMVSLIQGFNERFISAFRQFGATLVQFQIHEDEFGGGPPREEERLRPVLTVDDARAIQRYAWAIRYVSPERWQFSQTEVRWRGARANGATVGGVTHQYPDANSHFVEHGRFFTEGEERHAAEVAVIGKGIVEALFPRLDPLGRVIEINGRPFRVVGVFEDKGGFLDGGGANSQMVIPMGIFDRIWPETQKTYGCVIATIPWKPEWLNLAIEQGTEILRDRRGLRFDQPNNFAIRTPDRYIRLFRQITGGISAAMIAIAGISLVIGGVGVMNIMLMNVTQRTREIGIRKALGARRRDILQQFLTEAMTLTMVGGAAGVMAGLGVARLVAQFSPFPATFSPAAIVAGLVVAALVGLFFGTYPAWRAARLDPIESLRHE, encoded by the coding sequence ATGATGCGGCTCCGCGCCGGTCTCGCCGCCCGGCGGGAGAACGTCGCGTCGGCGTTCCGCTCCATCCGCGAGCAGAAGCTCCGCTCGTCGCTGACCTGCCTCGGGATCGTCATCGGTGTGGCGACGGTCATCGTGATGGTCTCGCTGATCCAGGGGTTCAACGAGCGGTTCATCTCGGCGTTCCGGCAGTTCGGAGCGACCCTGGTGCAGTTCCAGATCCACGAGGACGAGTTCGGCGGAGGCCCGCCCCGCGAGGAGGAGCGCCTCCGGCCGGTGCTCACCGTGGACGATGCGCGGGCGATCCAGCGGTACGCGTGGGCGATCCGGTACGTCTCCCCCGAGCGCTGGCAGTTCTCGCAGACGGAGGTCCGTTGGCGCGGCGCGCGGGCCAACGGCGCCACGGTGGGCGGCGTGACTCACCAGTACCCCGACGCCAACAGCCACTTCGTCGAGCACGGCCGCTTCTTCACCGAGGGAGAGGAGCGCCACGCGGCCGAGGTCGCGGTGATCGGCAAGGGGATCGTCGAGGCGCTGTTCCCCCGCCTCGACCCCCTGGGTCGCGTGATCGAGATCAACGGCCGCCCGTTCAGGGTCGTCGGCGTCTTCGAGGACAAGGGGGGTTTCCTGGACGGCGGGGGCGCGAACTCCCAGATGGTCATTCCCATGGGGATCTTCGACCGGATCTGGCCGGAAACGCAGAAGACGTACGGCTGCGTGATCGCGACGATCCCGTGGAAGCCCGAGTGGCTCAACCTGGCCATCGAGCAGGGCACGGAGATCCTGCGCGACCGGCGGGGGCTCCGCTTCGACCAGCCGAACAACTTCGCGATCCGCACCCCGGACCGGTACATCCGGCTGTTCCGCCAGATCACCGGCGGGATCAGCGCCGCGATGATCGCCATCGCCGGGATCAGCCTGGTCATCGGCGGGGTGGGCGTGATGAACATCATGCTGATGAACGTCACGCAGCGGACCCGGGAGATCGGGATCCGGAAGGCGCTGGGGGCGCGGCGCCGGGACATCCTGCAACAGTTCCTGACCGAGGCGATGACCCTCACGATGGTCGGAGGCGCGGCAGGAGTCATGGCGGGGCTGGGCGTCGCGCGCCTCGTCGCGCAGTTCAGCCCGTTCCCGGCGACCTTCTCCCCCGCCGCGATCGTCGCGGGGCTCGTCGTGGCCGCCCTCGTCGGCCTGTTCTTCGGAACCTACCCCGCCTGGCGCGCCGCGCGCCTCGATCCGATCGAGTCGCTGCGCCACGAGTGA